The following are encoded together in the Danaus plexippus chromosome 15, MEX_DaPlex, whole genome shotgun sequence genome:
- the LOC116766138 gene encoding POC1 centriolar protein homolog A isoform X1 encodes MENNYMSLEPSLEKQLKGHRKSITSLFYNPNEQQLASGSLDNSILLWDLRGTMRSYRFQGHDEAVMDVTFSPTGKYMASASRDKTVRLWVPTVTGSTGTFKAHSQTVRSVQFSPDGTKIITASDDKIVKLWSSEKQKFLASFVGHTNWVRRARISQDGSLIASCSDDKTTKLWNIETGVCINTYKDQSAHGLHLAWHPSSCYVAIGTSKGNIKLYDVRTHNLVQFYSIHNDAVTQLAFHPSGSYILTSSKDGTMKILDLLEGHPIFTLTGHSGPINAVAFSPSGQKFTSAGDDKLVCRRHILLKFKYTLSKYHIFLSFQVFIWKTKFTELSNQTKENVGQNQLSTPRSQTSKGQLETVIFEYNLAFNKLEFRENCGLSN; translated from the exons atggaaaataattatatgtctCTTGAACCTTCTTTAGAAAAACAACTTAAAGGGCATCGCAAAAGTATAAcatcattattttacaatcCTAACGAACAACAGTTAGCAAGTGGCTCTTTAGATAATAGCATATTG TTATGGGATTTACGTGGGACGATGCGAAGTTACAGATTCCAAGGCCACGATGAAGCTGTTATGGATGTAACATTTTCTCCAACGGGAAAATATATGGCTTCCGCCTCTCGAGACAAAACTGTTCGTCTTTGGGTACCAACTGTAACAGGAAGTACTGGTACATTTAAAGCGCATTCTCAGACTGTGCGATCCGTTCAATTTAGTCCCGACGGAACAAAG atAATAACAGCATCAGatgataaaattgttaagtTGTGGTCGAGtgagaaacaaaaatttttggcTTCATTTGTTGGTCACACAAATTGGGTTCGTCGGGCTCGCATCTCTCAAGATGGATCACTGATAGCATCATGTTCTGAtgataaaacaacaaaattgtGGAACATAGAAACTGgtgtatgtataaatacatataaagatCAGAGCGCACATGGGTTACATTTGGCCTGGCATCCATCGAGTTGCTATGTGGCTATTGGTACTTCTAagggaaatattaaattgtatgatGTTAGGACACACAATCTTGTACAATTCTACAG tatacACAATGATGCTGTCACACAGCTTGCCTTTCATCCGAGCGgaagttatatattaacttcCAGTAAAGACGGGACTATGAAG ATTCTTGACCTGCTGGAAGGTCAtccaatatttacattaacggGACACTCTGGGCCGATCAATGCCGTAGCATTCTCTCCTAGTGGACAAAAATTTACCTCTGCTGGTGATGACAAGCTGGTTTGTAGaagacatatattattaaagtttaaatatacacttagcaaatatcatatattctTGTCTTTTCAGGTCTTTATTTGGAAGACTAAATTCACTGAACTTTCAAatcaaacaaaagaaaatgtcGGACAAAATCAATTATCGACTCCCAGATCACAGACCTCTAAA GGACAATTGGAAACTgtgatatttgaatataatctaGCTTTTAACAAGCTTGAATTCAGGGAGAATTGTGGGCTTAGTAActag
- the LOC116766586 gene encoding tetraspanin-9-like isoform X1 yields the protein MNDVFIRGLHVNPRNVRAQSKQSHAHWRVAMAMGGAMDSCGRCMKISLVAMNILTFLGGVLALGIGVWIWVSRSFPSTLMSNNMFIASVAVVVAMGAAVMILSFLGCCGAAKEVKCMLLTYYILVFIIFVVMLVGGILLFVFRVKVLSTLEREMHASIPNYGTRREYTRAWDETQTKLQCCGVKSYKDWNDNVPDSCCVEVYPGQRRDCKYSQNPTTMYMDGCFNKTVDLLREDAAYVGTVAVVVALIMVLALIFSCGLFVKIE from the exons ATGAATGACGTTTTTATTAGAGGACTACATGTTAATCCCCGAAATGTGAGAGCACAGAGTAAACAAAGTCATGCACATTGGAG agTAGCCATGGCGATGGGCGGTGCGATGGATAGCTGTGGTCGTTGTATGAAGATCTCATTGGTggcaatgaatattttaacattt CTGGGGGGTGTGCTAGCTCTGGGTATTGGAGTTTGGATCTGGGTGTCGCGATCCTTCCCTAGTACGCTCATGAGCAACAATATGTTCATAGCGTCAGTTGCTGTTGTGGTGGCGATGGGAGCTGCTGTTATGATCCTATCCTTCCTGGGTTGTTGCGGCGCCGCTAAAGAAGTCAAGTGTATGTTGCTAACG TATTATATTCTAGTGTTCATAATCTTCGTGGTGATGCTGGTGGGCGGGATCCTTCTGTTCGTGTTCAGGGTCAAGGTGCTCTCGACTTTGGAGCGAGAGATGCACGCGTCCATCCCCAACTACGGTACTCGTCGTGAGTACACGCGCGCTTGGGACGAAACGCAGACCAAACTGCAATGTTGCGGCGTCAAGAGCTACAAGGACTGGAATGACAACGTCCCTGACAGCTGCTGTGTTGAAGTTTATCCTGGACAG AGACGAGACTGCAAGTATTCACAGAATCCAACTACGATGTACATGGATGGTTGTTTTAATAAGACTGTAGACTTATTAAGGGAGGATGCGGCCTATGTCGGCACGGTCGCCGTTGTGGTGGCTTTAATTATG GTGCTGGCGCTTATATTTTCCTGTGGTTTGTTCGTTAAAATAGAGTGA
- the LOC116766139 gene encoding LOW QUALITY PROTEIN: tudor domain-containing protein 3 (The sequence of the model RefSeq protein was modified relative to this genomic sequence to represent the inferred CDS: inserted 1 base in 1 codon; deleted 1 base in 1 codon), translated as MTLREDLIELGWHLSEEGIDIITENGQIEDVNILSRRAIDFDLRDIGDGAFPEDFPKDPSKLEKPIVVQIQKIRNVAAPKANEESTSAPRMLKLTLHDGKTTCIGLETSPISNLNVNTPPGTKLLINNEELEVCHGVIWLTPDVITVLGGKVTHMIEKWELNRSLAKHTRGGIGVDGGPPPWIPFGQRLEALPIDKQFKSIQDSSKQDNAEFEAQRKGAIAEAQRMSGVKKVFGGGTKPLLDANVQKIVDAGFSEEQAENALKYTKNNLDKALRILQKRDNSENRSKDKAKEADSSKRKGRNKESNDEDAVPVKPSGKVSLFDFLEDKLPNVPDKDKNNRREYNTPSEDRGERSYNSRERNNNKNSRSHGSRYDGPRHRSDRGHHSYDNYHNSHREERKYQTQNEKPPRFQKKLEEKNKHQQQQQANXFNLHYNNAYHNHPNQYPEINMRHDTNFNDNHVNQQQNYRNNMNPMDNLIEATANLNLLSNQARPNEELSPGRGYQAHPELYSQKQAYIPNQNVQEIPPFRRNNDMTYPEHYQRRQQQQQPNGYMEQQNPMYSNMNYMNQGYNGRQYNYGTRQEYSGLRTGGPFLPGSLLGFQNAAVNEQARAMLGVADINWKVGDRCLALYWEDNNFYEAEITGISANTVVVKFCAYGNHEEVLKSNCLPYPNQGAGGFSRGVFARRP; from the exons aTGACACTCAGAGAGGACCTAATAGAGCTGGGCTG GCATTTGAGTGAAGAAGGTATAGATATTATAACCGAAAACGGACAAATAGaagatgtaaatattttaagtaggAGAGCTATAGAT TTTGATTTAAGAGATATTGGGGATGGAGCATTTCCCGAGGATTTTCCTAAAGATCCATCAAAATTAGAGAAACCAATAGTTGTACAAATACAAAAGATAAGAAATGTTGCTGCACCAAAAGCTAATGAAGAATCAACATCAGCCCCACGAATGCTAAAACTGACTCTGCATGATGGGAAGACAACATGTATAGGTTTGGAAACAAGTCCCATATCAAATCTCAATGTTAATACTCCCCCTGGCAccaaattgttaataaataatgaagagTTGGAAGTGTGTCATGGAGTTATCTGGCTAACACCGGATGTCATCACCGTGCTCGGTGGCAAAGTTACTCACATGATAGAGAAATGGGAACTTAATAGAAGTCTAGCTAAACATACTAGag GTGGCATCGGTGTAGATGGTGGTCCACCGCCATGGATACCATTCGGACAGAGATTGGAGGCATTGCCGAttgataaacaatttaaaagcaTACAAGATTCATCAAAACAGGACAATGCTGAGTTTGAGGCTCAAAGGAAAGGAGCTATTGCGGAAGCTCAGAGGATGTCAGGAGTAAAGAAG GTGTTTGGTGGTGGTACTAAACCACTATTAGATGCAAATGTGCAGAAGATTGTTGATGCCGGT TTTTCTGAAGAGCAAGCTGAAAATGCTCTGAAGTACACTAAGAATAATCTTGATAAAGCATTGAGAATATTGCAGAAAAGGGATAATTCAGAAAACAGAAGTAAAGATAAGGCAAAGGAAGCTGATTCCTCTAAAAGAAAAGGTCGTAACAAGGAGTCTAATGACGAAGATGCAGTTCCTGTTAAACCTTCTGGAAAAGTATCACTCTTTGACTTCTTAGAAGATAAATTACCAAATGTACCAGACAAAGATAAGAATAATCGTCGCGAATATAACACGCCATCAGAAGATAGGGGCGAGAGGAGTTACAACAGTAgggaaagaaataataataaaaacagtcgCTCGCACGGTTCAAGATATGATGGTCCGAGACATCGGTCGGATAGAGGACATCACTCCTATGATAACTATCACAATTCACATAGAGAggaaagaaaatatcaaaCCCAGAACGAGAAACCACCGAGGTTCCAGAAGAAATTAGAAGAGAAGAATAAGCATCAACAGCAGCAGCaggcaa aatttaatttacattacaataacGCTTATCACAACCATCCTAACCAGTATCCCGAAATCAATATGCGGCACGACACGAACTTCAATGACAACCATGTGAACCAGCAGCAAAACTATAGAAACAACATGAACCCCATGGACAACTTGATCGAGGCCACGGCAAATCTAAATCTACTATCGAATCAAGCTAGGCCTAACGAGGAATTGTCGCCAGGCAGGGGCTACCAGGCGCACCCAGAGCTCTATAGCCAGAAACAAGCCTATATTCCTAACCAAAATGTGCAAGAAATACCACCATTCAGGCGGAATAATGATATGACGTATCCCGAACACTACCAGCGGCGACAACAGCAACAACAGCCGAATGGCTACATGGAACAACAGAATCCAATGTATTCTAATATGAACTATATGAACCAGGGTTACAACGGCCGCCAGTATAACTATGGGACCCGTCAGGAGTACAGCGGTCTTCGTACCGGCGGACCATTCTTGCCTGGTTCTCTGTTAGGCTTCCAGAACGCAGCTGTCAATGAACAGGCTCGGGCGATGCTTGGCGTGGCGGATATCAACTGGAAGGTCGGCGACAGATGTCTGGCTCTCTACTGGGAAGACAATAAC TTTTACGAAGCGGAAATAACGGGTATATCAGCGAACACTGTTGTGGTGAAGTTTTGTGCGTACGGGAATCATGAGGAAGTACTCAAATCTAACTGTTTACCTTATCCTAACCAGG GAGCGGGCGGCTTCTCCCGCGGCGTATTCGCGCGGCGGCCGTAG
- the LOC116766138 gene encoding POC1 centriolar protein homolog A isoform X2 — MENNYMSLEPSLEKQLKGHRKSITSLFYNPNEQQLASGSLDNSILLWDLRGTMRSYRFQGHDEAVMDVTFSPTGKYMASASRDKTVRLWVPTVTGSTGTFKAHSQTVRSVQFSPDGTKIITASDDKIVKLWSSEKQKFLASFVGHTNWVRRARISQDGSLIASCSDDKTTKLWNIETGVCINTYKDQSAHGLHLAWHPSSCYVAIGTSKGNIKLYDVRTHNLVQFYSIHNDAVTQLAFHPSGSYILTSSKDGTMKILDLLEGHPIFTLTGHSGPINAVAFSPSGQKFTSAGDDKLVFIWKTKFTELSNQTKENVGQNQLSTPRSQTSKGQLETVIFEYNLAFNKLEFRENCGLSN; from the exons atggaaaataattatatgtctCTTGAACCTTCTTTAGAAAAACAACTTAAAGGGCATCGCAAAAGTATAAcatcattattttacaatcCTAACGAACAACAGTTAGCAAGTGGCTCTTTAGATAATAGCATATTG TTATGGGATTTACGTGGGACGATGCGAAGTTACAGATTCCAAGGCCACGATGAAGCTGTTATGGATGTAACATTTTCTCCAACGGGAAAATATATGGCTTCCGCCTCTCGAGACAAAACTGTTCGTCTTTGGGTACCAACTGTAACAGGAAGTACTGGTACATTTAAAGCGCATTCTCAGACTGTGCGATCCGTTCAATTTAGTCCCGACGGAACAAAG atAATAACAGCATCAGatgataaaattgttaagtTGTGGTCGAGtgagaaacaaaaatttttggcTTCATTTGTTGGTCACACAAATTGGGTTCGTCGGGCTCGCATCTCTCAAGATGGATCACTGATAGCATCATGTTCTGAtgataaaacaacaaaattgtGGAACATAGAAACTGgtgtatgtataaatacatataaagatCAGAGCGCACATGGGTTACATTTGGCCTGGCATCCATCGAGTTGCTATGTGGCTATTGGTACTTCTAagggaaatattaaattgtatgatGTTAGGACACACAATCTTGTACAATTCTACAG tatacACAATGATGCTGTCACACAGCTTGCCTTTCATCCGAGCGgaagttatatattaacttcCAGTAAAGACGGGACTATGAAG ATTCTTGACCTGCTGGAAGGTCAtccaatatttacattaacggGACACTCTGGGCCGATCAATGCCGTAGCATTCTCTCCTAGTGGACAAAAATTTACCTCTGCTGGTGATGACAAGCTG GTCTTTATTTGGAAGACTAAATTCACTGAACTTTCAAatcaaacaaaagaaaatgtcGGACAAAATCAATTATCGACTCCCAGATCACAGACCTCTAAA GGACAATTGGAAACTgtgatatttgaatataatctaGCTTTTAACAAGCTTGAATTCAGGGAGAATTGTGGGCTTAGTAActag
- the LOC116766586 gene encoding tetraspanin-9-like isoform X2: MLANLGVNNLMCILVLRRNHLLSRVAMAMGGAMDSCGRCMKISLVAMNILTFLGGVLALGIGVWIWVSRSFPSTLMSNNMFIASVAVVVAMGAAVMILSFLGCCGAAKEVKCMLLTYYILVFIIFVVMLVGGILLFVFRVKVLSTLEREMHASIPNYGTRREYTRAWDETQTKLQCCGVKSYKDWNDNVPDSCCVEVYPGQRRDCKYSQNPTTMYMDGCFNKTVDLLREDAAYVGTVAVVVALIMVLALIFSCGLFVKIE; this comes from the exons ATGTTAGCCAATCTTGGTGTGAACAATTTAATGTGTATATTAGTCTTACGTCGAAATCATTTACTTTCAAG agTAGCCATGGCGATGGGCGGTGCGATGGATAGCTGTGGTCGTTGTATGAAGATCTCATTGGTggcaatgaatattttaacattt CTGGGGGGTGTGCTAGCTCTGGGTATTGGAGTTTGGATCTGGGTGTCGCGATCCTTCCCTAGTACGCTCATGAGCAACAATATGTTCATAGCGTCAGTTGCTGTTGTGGTGGCGATGGGAGCTGCTGTTATGATCCTATCCTTCCTGGGTTGTTGCGGCGCCGCTAAAGAAGTCAAGTGTATGTTGCTAACG TATTATATTCTAGTGTTCATAATCTTCGTGGTGATGCTGGTGGGCGGGATCCTTCTGTTCGTGTTCAGGGTCAAGGTGCTCTCGACTTTGGAGCGAGAGATGCACGCGTCCATCCCCAACTACGGTACTCGTCGTGAGTACACGCGCGCTTGGGACGAAACGCAGACCAAACTGCAATGTTGCGGCGTCAAGAGCTACAAGGACTGGAATGACAACGTCCCTGACAGCTGCTGTGTTGAAGTTTATCCTGGACAG AGACGAGACTGCAAGTATTCACAGAATCCAACTACGATGTACATGGATGGTTGTTTTAATAAGACTGTAGACTTATTAAGGGAGGATGCGGCCTATGTCGGCACGGTCGCCGTTGTGGTGGCTTTAATTATG GTGCTGGCGCTTATATTTTCCTGTGGTTTGTTCGTTAAAATAGAGTGA
- the LOC116766586 gene encoding tetraspanin-9-like isoform X3, translating into MAMGGAMDSCGRCMKISLVAMNILTFLGGVLALGIGVWIWVSRSFPSTLMSNNMFIASVAVVVAMGAAVMILSFLGCCGAAKEVKCMLLTYYILVFIIFVVMLVGGILLFVFRVKVLSTLEREMHASIPNYGTRREYTRAWDETQTKLQCCGVKSYKDWNDNVPDSCCVEVYPGQRRDCKYSQNPTTMYMDGCFNKTVDLLREDAAYVGTVAVVVALIMVLALIFSCGLFVKIE; encoded by the exons ATGGCGATGGGCGGTGCGATGGATAGCTGTGGTCGTTGTATGAAGATCTCATTGGTggcaatgaatattttaacattt CTGGGGGGTGTGCTAGCTCTGGGTATTGGAGTTTGGATCTGGGTGTCGCGATCCTTCCCTAGTACGCTCATGAGCAACAATATGTTCATAGCGTCAGTTGCTGTTGTGGTGGCGATGGGAGCTGCTGTTATGATCCTATCCTTCCTGGGTTGTTGCGGCGCCGCTAAAGAAGTCAAGTGTATGTTGCTAACG TATTATATTCTAGTGTTCATAATCTTCGTGGTGATGCTGGTGGGCGGGATCCTTCTGTTCGTGTTCAGGGTCAAGGTGCTCTCGACTTTGGAGCGAGAGATGCACGCGTCCATCCCCAACTACGGTACTCGTCGTGAGTACACGCGCGCTTGGGACGAAACGCAGACCAAACTGCAATGTTGCGGCGTCAAGAGCTACAAGGACTGGAATGACAACGTCCCTGACAGCTGCTGTGTTGAAGTTTATCCTGGACAG AGACGAGACTGCAAGTATTCACAGAATCCAACTACGATGTACATGGATGGTTGTTTTAATAAGACTGTAGACTTATTAAGGGAGGATGCGGCCTATGTCGGCACGGTCGCCGTTGTGGTGGCTTTAATTATG GTGCTGGCGCTTATATTTTCCTGTGGTTTGTTCGTTAAAATAGAGTGA
- the LOC116766140 gene encoding copper transport protein ATOX1, which produces MSSTHIFNVEMTCEGCSGAVERVLNRLKGQGVDDISISLPEQKVSVTSTLSADQLLEVIKKTGKKTAYVGTQ; this is translated from the exons atgtcTTCG acacatatttttaacgtaGAAATGACTTGCGAGGGCTGCTCGGGTGCCGTCGAGAGAGTATTGAACAGATTAAAAGGGCAAGGAGTTGATGACATCTCAATCTCTCTTCCAGAACAAAAAGTATCTGTTACATCAACTCTCAGCGCCGATCAGCTGCTTgaagttataaagaaaactgGAAAAAAGACAGCATATGTTGGAACgcagtaa